In Paraburkholderia flava, one genomic interval encodes:
- the glp gene encoding gephyrin-like molybdotransferase Glp, translating into MSTPLSSAPRAPMLSTADALATLLGAAAPVAGTESLPTLDALNRVLAADVVSPLDVPPMNTSAMDGYAVRIADLSHGDRRLPVSQRIPAGHAPQPLAAGTAARIFTGATVPPGADAIVMQEQTEAAGDEVTILHAPKAGEWITMQGADIHRDAVILPAGTRLTPQALGLAASVGCATLDVVRRVKVAVFFTGDELTMPGEPLKPGAIYNSNRFTLCGLLEKLGCDVTDYGIVPDQLDATRATLSEAARAHDLILTCGGVSVGEEDHVKPAVEAEGRLSMWQIAMKPGKPLAFGAVRRGADADANAASETFFIGLPGNPVSSFVTFLLFVRPFVLRLAGVRHVAPHALSLRADFSQQKGDRRNEFLRARVNPAGGLDLFPNQSSAVLTSTVWGDGLIDNPPNHAISAGETVRFIPFSELLN; encoded by the coding sequence ATGTCCACGCCTCTGTCTTCCGCGCCTCGTGCGCCGATGCTCTCGACTGCCGACGCCCTTGCCACGTTGCTTGGCGCGGCTGCACCGGTCGCGGGTACCGAATCGCTGCCCACGCTCGACGCGCTGAACCGCGTGCTGGCCGCCGACGTCGTTTCGCCGCTCGACGTGCCGCCGATGAACACGAGCGCGATGGACGGCTACGCGGTCCGTATCGCCGACCTGTCGCATGGCGATCGTCGTCTGCCGGTGTCGCAGCGCATTCCTGCTGGCCATGCGCCGCAACCGCTTGCAGCCGGCACGGCCGCGCGCATTTTCACCGGCGCGACGGTGCCGCCCGGTGCCGACGCGATCGTGATGCAGGAGCAGACCGAGGCCGCCGGCGACGAAGTGACGATCCTGCACGCGCCGAAGGCCGGCGAGTGGATCACGATGCAGGGCGCGGATATTCATCGCGATGCGGTGATCCTGCCGGCAGGTACGCGGCTCACGCCGCAGGCGCTTGGGCTCGCGGCATCGGTCGGCTGCGCGACGCTTGATGTCGTACGTCGCGTGAAGGTCGCGGTGTTCTTCACCGGCGACGAACTGACGATGCCCGGCGAGCCGCTGAAACCCGGCGCGATCTATAACTCGAATCGCTTCACACTCTGCGGGTTGCTGGAAAAGCTCGGCTGCGACGTTACCGATTACGGCATCGTGCCCGACCAGCTCGACGCGACGCGCGCGACGCTGAGCGAAGCGGCTCGCGCGCACGATCTGATCCTGACGTGCGGCGGCGTGTCGGTGGGCGAGGAAGATCATGTGAAGCCGGCCGTCGAAGCGGAAGGCCGGCTGTCGATGTGGCAGATCGCGATGAAGCCGGGCAAGCCGCTCGCGTTCGGCGCGGTGCGCCGGGGTGCAGATGCGGATGCTAACGCGGCGAGCGAGACGTTTTTCATCGGCTTGCCGGGCAACCCGGTGTCGAGTTTCGTCACGTTTCTGCTGTTCGTGCGGCCGTTTGTGTTGCGGCTCGCGGGTGTGCGCCACGTCGCACCGCACGCGCTGTCGCTGCGCGCCGATTTCTCGCAGCAGAAGGGCGACCGGCGCAACGAATTCCTGCGCGCACGGGTCAATCCGGCGGGCGGCCTCGATCTGTTTCCGAACCAGAGTTCCGCCGTGCTGACATCGACCGTGTGGGGCGACGGGCTGATCGACAATCCGCCGAATCACGCGATCAGCGCCGGCGAGACCGTGCGCTTCATTCCGTTTTCCGAATTGCTGAACTGA
- a CDS encoding homoserine dehydrogenase has product MEPIKVGLLGFGTVGSGTFTVLRRNQEEIKRRAGRGIEIARIAVRNPAKATAALGADAGSIALTDDFNAVVDDPSISIVAEMIGGTGLARDLVLRAIANRKHVVTANKALLAVHGTEIFQAARANGVMVAFEGAVAGGIPIIKALREGLTANRIQYIAGIINGTTNYILSEMRDRGLDFATALKAAQELGYAEADPTFDIEGVDAAHKATIMSAIAFGVPVQFDKAYVEGISKLAAIDIRYAEELGYRIKLLGITRRSDKGIELRVHPTLIPAKRLLANVEGPMNAVVVHGDAVGTTLYYGKGAGAEPTASAVVADLVDVTRLHTADPEHRVPHLAFQPDSLSSTPILPIDEVTSGYYLRLRVADVTGVLADITRILADGGISIDALLQKESEQVDVSRKGETDIILITHETVEKHVNAAIERIEALQTVVSKVTKLRMEALN; this is encoded by the coding sequence ATGGAACCGATCAAAGTTGGACTGCTGGGCTTCGGCACGGTGGGCAGCGGCACCTTCACGGTACTGCGCCGCAACCAGGAAGAAATCAAACGTCGCGCGGGCCGCGGCATCGAGATTGCGCGCATTGCCGTGCGCAATCCGGCGAAGGCCACAGCGGCGCTCGGCGCCGACGCGGGCAGCATCGCGCTGACCGACGACTTCAACGCGGTCGTCGACGACCCGTCGATCTCGATCGTCGCCGAGATGATCGGCGGCACGGGCCTCGCACGCGATCTCGTCCTGCGCGCGATCGCGAACCGCAAGCATGTCGTGACGGCGAACAAGGCGCTGCTCGCGGTGCACGGCACGGAGATCTTCCAGGCGGCGCGCGCGAACGGCGTGATGGTCGCATTCGAGGGCGCGGTCGCGGGCGGCATTCCGATCATCAAGGCGCTGCGCGAAGGGCTGACGGCGAACCGCATCCAGTACATCGCCGGCATCATCAACGGCACGACCAACTACATCCTGTCGGAGATGCGCGACCGCGGTCTCGACTTCGCGACCGCGTTGAAGGCCGCGCAGGAACTCGGTTACGCGGAAGCGGACCCGACGTTCGACATCGAAGGCGTCGACGCCGCGCACAAGGCGACGATCATGAGCGCGATCGCGTTCGGCGTGCCGGTGCAGTTCGATAAGGCGTACGTCGAGGGGATCAGCAAGCTGGCCGCGATCGATATCCGCTACGCGGAAGAACTCGGCTACCGGATCAAGCTGCTCGGCATCACGCGGCGCTCCGACAAGGGCATCGAACTGCGCGTCCATCCGACGCTGATTCCGGCCAAGCGGCTGCTCGCGAACGTGGAAGGGCCGATGAACGCGGTCGTCGTGCACGGCGACGCGGTCGGCACGACGCTGTACTACGGCAAGGGCGCGGGCGCGGAGCCGACCGCATCGGCGGTGGTCGCCGATCTGGTCGACGTGACCCGTCTGCATACGGCCGATCCGGAACATCGCGTTCCGCATCTCGCGTTCCAGCCGGACAGCCTGTCGAGCACGCCGATCCTGCCGATCGACGAAGTGACGAGCGGCTACTACCTGCGGCTGCGCGTCGCCGACGTGACCGGCGTGCTGGCCGACATCACGCGCATTCTCGCCGACGGCGGTATCTCGATCGACGCGCTGCTGCAGAAGGAATCGGAGCAGGTCGACGTGTCGCGCAAGGGCGAGACGGACATCATCCTGATCACGCACGAGACAGTCGAGAAACACGTGAACGCGGCGATCGAGCGCATCGAGGCACTGCAGACCGTGGTGTCGAAGGTGACGAAGCTCCGGATGGAAGCACTGAACTAG
- the thrC gene encoding threonine synthase: protein MNYISTRGAGISERHSFSDILLGGLAKDGGLYLPAEYPRVSADELARWRTLPYADLAFEILSKFSDDIPAEDLRALTRRTYTAQTYCNVRGDDASAAPLAAQITPLKTLGVENGAPLSLLELSNGPTLAFKDMAMQLLGNLFEYALEKHGETLNILGATSGDTGSAAEYAMRGKHGVRVFMLSPHKKMSAFQTAQMYSLQDPNIFNVAVEGVFDDCQDIVKAVSNDHAFKAQHRIGTVNSINWARVVAQVVYYFKGYFAATKSNDERVSFAVPSGNFGNVCAGHIARMMGLPIEKLVVATNENDVLDEFFRTGIYRVRKAAETYHTSSPSMDISKASNFERFVFDLLGRDPARVLQLFRDVEEKGGFDLAASGDFARVQAFGFVSGRSSHADRVDAIRDVFERYDTMIDTHTADGLKVAREHLQPGVPMIVLETAQPIKFGETIREALHREPERPAAFAGLEALPQRFEVLPADAQRVKDFVAAHSAD, encoded by the coding sequence ATGAACTACATTTCCACTCGCGGCGCTGGCATCAGCGAACGCCATTCGTTTTCGGACATCCTGCTCGGCGGTCTCGCGAAAGACGGCGGTCTGTATCTGCCGGCCGAGTATCCGCGTGTGTCGGCGGACGAACTCGCGCGCTGGCGCACGCTGCCGTACGCCGATCTCGCATTCGAGATCCTGTCGAAATTCAGCGACGACATTCCCGCTGAAGACCTCCGCGCGCTGACGCGCCGCACGTACACCGCGCAGACGTACTGCAACGTACGCGGTGACGACGCCTCGGCGGCCCCGCTCGCCGCGCAGATCACGCCGCTGAAGACGCTCGGCGTCGAGAACGGTGCGCCGCTGTCGCTACTCGAACTGTCGAACGGTCCGACGCTCGCGTTCAAGGACATGGCGATGCAACTGCTCGGCAACCTGTTCGAGTACGCGCTCGAGAAGCACGGTGAAACGCTGAACATCCTCGGCGCGACGTCGGGCGACACCGGCAGCGCGGCCGAATACGCGATGCGCGGCAAGCACGGCGTGCGCGTGTTCATGCTGTCGCCGCACAAGAAGATGAGTGCGTTCCAGACCGCGCAGATGTACAGCCTGCAGGATCCGAACATCTTCAACGTCGCGGTCGAAGGCGTGTTCGACGACTGCCAGGACATCGTGAAGGCCGTGTCGAACGATCACGCGTTCAAGGCGCAGCATCGCATCGGCACCGTCAATTCGATCAACTGGGCGCGTGTCGTCGCGCAGGTGGTCTACTACTTCAAGGGCTATTTTGCTGCGACGAAGTCGAACGATGAGCGCGTGTCGTTCGCGGTGCCGTCGGGCAACTTCGGCAATGTCTGCGCGGGACACATCGCGCGGATGATGGGCTTGCCGATCGAAAAGCTCGTCGTCGCGACCAACGAGAACGACGTACTCGACGAGTTCTTCCGCACCGGTATCTACCGCGTGCGCAAGGCGGCCGAGACATATCACACGAGCAGCCCTAGCATGGACATCTCGAAGGCGTCGAACTTCGAGCGCTTCGTGTTCGATCTGCTGGGCCGCGATCCGGCGCGCGTGTTGCAGCTGTTCCGCGACGTCGAGGAGAAGGGCGGTTTCGATCTCGCCGCGAGCGGCGATTTCGCGCGCGTGCAGGCGTTCGGTTTCGTGTCGGGGCGCAGCAGTCATGCTGACCGCGTCGATGCGATCCGCGATGTGTTCGAGCGTTACGACACGATGATCGACACGCATACCGCCGATGGTCTGAAGGTCGCACGTGAACATCTGCAGCCGGGTGTCCCGATGATCGTGCTGGAGACTGCGCAGCCGATCAAGTTCGGCGAGACGATCCGCGAAGCGCTACATCGCGAACCCGAGCGGCCTGCGGCGTTCGCGGGTCTCGAAGCGCTGCCGCAGCGTTTCGAGGTGCTGCCCGCCGACGCGCAGCGCGTGAAGGACTTCGTCGCCGCACATTCGGCGGACTGA